CATCGAGATGCCGGACGCGTGGGGACCGGAAGACGAGTGAATACCGCGGAAAATGGGCGATGAATCCCGTCGAGGTCTGATATCTGTTCTGCTGGCAACCGTTGATGAAGTGGACACAGTTATCCGCTTCCCCCTGCTACCGGGGCGCATGAGCACGTTTCACCTCCGTCATCGAGGGCTTCCGGTAGCGCCAGCCAGGGGCGTGGCCGAACGAAAAGCAGCGTCCACCGACCGAGTATCTGCAGGGGCGACCTCCCGAACCCGGGGTGAGTGTTGATGCGAGTCGTCGCGAAGTTCGGCGGAACCAGTCTCGGTAGCGGGGATCGGATCAACCGAGCCGCCGATTCGATTGCCAACGCCGTGCGTGAAGGCCACGAAATCGCTGTCGTCGCGAGCGCGATGGGATCGACCACCGACGAACTCCTCGAGGAGATTTCCTTCGAGACCGACGAGTCGGATCGCGCAGAGATCGTCTCGATGGGGGAACGCACCAGCGTCCGGATGCTCAAGGCGGCGCTTGCAGCCCGGGGGATCGACGCGGTGTTCGTCGAACCCGGGAGGGACCTGTGGCCGATCGTCACGAACGAACAGGGGGAGGTCGACGTCGAGGTGACCAAACGCGGGGTCGAAGCCCTCGCAGATAAACTCGAGGACGTGGTTCCGGTCGTCACTGGGTTCCTCGCGGAAACGCCGGACGGCCGCGTCACGACACTCGGGCGGGGCGGCAGCGACACCACCGCTGTCATGCTCGGCCGGTATATGAATGCCGACGAGGTCGTCATCGTCACGGACGTCGAAGGGGTTATGACAGGGGACCCCCACGTCGTCGAGGGCGCACGAAACGTCGGACAGATCACCGTCGACGAGCTCCGGAACCTCTCGTTTCGGGGCGCAGAGGTCATCGCACCGAGCGCGCTCGCGTACAAGACGGACGATCTCGACGTTCGGGTCGTGCACTACCAGCACGGGGATCTTCTCACGGGCGGGACACGCATCGAGGGCGCCTTCGAGAACCTGATCGACATGCGGGAGGAGCCGCTCGCGTGTATCACCGTCGCCGGGCGATCGATCCGAAACCGTCCGGGGATCCTGGCGGACCTCTCGCAGGCGCTCAGGACCGAGGACATCAACATCGATGCGGTCGCAAGCGGGATGGATTCGGTGACGTTCTACGTCGACGTCGAACGGGCTGAGGAGGCGGAGGCGCTCCTCCACGAGGAGGTCGTTCACGACAACCTGCTCTCGTCGGTGACCGTCGAGGACGACATCGTGGTCATCCGGGTGACTGGTGGAGAACTCCCGAACCAACCCGGAGTGATAAACGAGATCGTCGCCCCGATCGCGGAGGCGGGGATCAACCTCCACGACGTCATCACGAGCGCCACGTCGGTGGCGCTGTTCGTCGCCTGGGAGGATCGCGAGCGCACTCTGGAGATCGTCCAGGAGGAGTTTTGAGGCTCCCTTTCGAAGATCGCGCATGAGCTACGACACGGTTGTTTTCGACAACGACGGTGTGCTCACGGAGCTCACTCCACACGACGTGATCCGGGATGCAGTGCGGGAGACGTTCCGGGAGTTCGACGTCGATCCATCACCGGACGCCGTCGAAGCTCTCGTCGGGGATGACGCCGACGGGATTTACCGGGTTAGCGACGAACACGACATCGATCCCGAACTGCTCTGGTCTCGGCGGGAAGAAAACGCGGCCAGGGCTCAGCAGGAGGCGATCGATGCGGGAATCAAGGGAGTGTACGAAGACGTCGACGCGCTTCGGGAGTTCGATGCGACGAGGGGAGTGGTCTCGAACAACCAGCACGCGACGATCGAGTACATTGTCGAGACGTTCGACCTTCGAGACCTCTTTTCGGTCGCGATCGGACGGAAACCGACCCTCGACGGGTTCCGAAACCGGAAGCCGAATCCACACTATCTCGAGCGTGCACTCTCGACGATCGAGG
The Halalkaliarchaeum desulfuricum DNA segment above includes these coding regions:
- a CDS encoding aspartate kinase, with protein sequence MRVVAKFGGTSLGSGDRINRAADSIANAVREGHEIAVVASAMGSTTDELLEEISFETDESDRAEIVSMGERTSVRMLKAALAARGIDAVFVEPGRDLWPIVTNEQGEVDVEVTKRGVEALADKLEDVVPVVTGFLAETPDGRVTTLGRGGSDTTAVMLGRYMNADEVVIVTDVEGVMTGDPHVVEGARNVGQITVDELRNLSFRGAEVIAPSALAYKTDDLDVRVVHYQHGDLLTGGTRIEGAFENLIDMREEPLACITVAGRSIRNRPGILADLSQALRTEDINIDAVASGMDSVTFYVDVERAEEAEALLHEEVVHDNLLSSVTVEDDIVVIRVTGGELPNQPGVINEIVAPIAEAGINLHDVITSATSVALFVAWEDRERTLEIVQEEF
- a CDS encoding HAD family hydrolase → MSYDTVVFDNDGVLTELTPHDVIRDAVRETFREFDVDPSPDAVEALVGDDADGIYRVSDEHDIDPELLWSRREENAARAQQEAIDAGIKGVYEDVDALREFDATRGVVSNNQHATIEYIVETFDLRDLFSVAIGRKPTLDGFRNRKPNPHYLERALSTIEANSALYVGDSNVDVVAARRAGIDVAFLRREHRNGYELQTEPTYEIESLAELPALV